One region of Oxalobacteraceae bacterium OTU3CAMAD1 genomic DNA includes:
- a CDS encoding phytoene/squalene synthase family protein: MSEALLDHATQTIKVGSKSFAAAAKLFPADVRRSVLMLYAWCRHCDDVVDGQELGFGAVELAPDDAAEKLAELEDRTRRAYAGEKMSDPAFAAFQEVALRHKIEPHFAFDHLAGFAMDVEQARYETIDDTLRYCYHVAGVVGLMMASIMGASKATVLDRACDLGLAFQLTNIARDIVEDARMGRCYVPAAWLREAGIPVDEVGLPKHRAALARVATRLVDYAEPYYASANQGIIALPLRCAWAIATARNVYRQIGVKVKARGAHAWDERVGTSRATKLWLLAKGGASALTSRLRRMSPRPQGLWQRPDHVGAEDHRAARAVDA, from the coding sequence ATGAGCGAGGCTTTGCTGGACCACGCGACCCAGACCATCAAGGTCGGATCGAAAAGCTTCGCCGCCGCCGCGAAGCTGTTTCCGGCCGACGTACGGCGCAGCGTGTTGATGCTGTACGCGTGGTGCCGCCACTGCGACGACGTGGTCGACGGCCAGGAGCTGGGCTTCGGCGCGGTGGAACTGGCGCCGGACGACGCCGCCGAAAAACTGGCGGAACTCGAAGACCGGACCCGGCGCGCCTACGCCGGCGAAAAGATGTCCGATCCCGCCTTCGCCGCCTTCCAGGAGGTGGCGCTGCGCCACAAGATCGAACCGCATTTCGCCTTCGACCACCTGGCCGGTTTCGCCATGGACGTCGAACAGGCGCGCTACGAGACCATCGACGACACGCTGCGCTACTGCTATCACGTGGCCGGCGTGGTCGGCCTGATGATGGCATCGATCATGGGCGCCAGCAAGGCGACGGTGCTGGACCGCGCCTGCGACCTGGGCCTGGCTTTTCAGCTGACCAATATCGCCCGCGACATCGTCGAGGATGCGCGCATGGGCCGCTGCTACGTGCCCGCCGCGTGGCTGCGCGAGGCGGGCATTCCGGTGGACGAAGTGGGGTTGCCGAAGCACCGCGCGGCCCTGGCCCGTGTGGCGACGCGGCTGGTCGATTACGCCGAGCCGTATTACGCCTCCGCCAACCAGGGCATCATCGCCCTGCCGCTGCGCTGCGCGTGGGCCATCGCCACCGCGCGTAATGTCTACCGGCAGATCGGCGTCAAAGTGAAAGCTCGTGGCGCGCACGCCTGGGATGAACGGGTGGGCACGTCGCGCGCGACCAAACTGTGGCTGCTGGCGAAGGGCGGCGCCAGCGCGCTTACTTCGCGTCTTCGGCGGATGTCGCCGCGTCCGCAGGGGTTGTGGCAGCGTCCCGACCACGTTGGCGCAGAGGACCATCGTGCAGCACGCGCAGTTGACGCTTGA
- a CDS encoding sterol desaturase family protein, whose amino-acid sequence MILNTLIVLITIVLMELFSIVAHKYVMHGFGWGWHRSHHEPRTGWFEKNDLYAVVFAGLAIALIYFGTEGYHPLEWIGAGMTAYGFLYFVAHDGLVHRRWPFQYTPRSGYLKRLYQAHRMHHAVEGKEGAVSFGFLYAPPVDELKRQLRVLHDGPLRQRGRDAATTPADAATSAEDAK is encoded by the coding sequence ATGATATTGAACACGCTCATCGTCCTGATCACCATTGTGTTGATGGAATTATTTTCTATTGTCGCGCACAAATATGTGATGCATGGTTTCGGTTGGGGATGGCACCGCTCGCACCACGAACCGCGCACCGGATGGTTCGAAAAGAACGATCTGTACGCCGTCGTTTTCGCCGGATTGGCGATCGCGCTGATTTACTTCGGTACCGAAGGCTACCATCCCCTCGAATGGATAGGCGCCGGCATGACCGCCTACGGTTTCCTGTACTTCGTCGCGCACGACGGCCTGGTTCACCGCCGTTGGCCGTTTCAATACACGCCCCGCAGCGGCTATCTGAAGCGGCTCTACCAGGCGCACCGCATGCACCACGCCGTCGAAGGCAAAGAGGGCGCGGTCTCGTTCGGATTCCTGTACGCGCCGCCGGTCGATGAACTCAAGCGTCAACTGCGCGTGCTGCACGATGGTCCTCTGCGCCAACGTGGTCGGGACGCTGCCACAACCCCTGCGGACGCGGCGACATCCGCCGAAGACGCGAAGTAA
- a CDS encoding DUF2141 domain-containing protein has product MQSLIKPSLLISTMLLAATASAATIEVKVSSVVGGRGKVNVAVCDKERFLKDCLYSGSAPAQAGDTVVTIQNVPKGTWAVLAYQDENQNDKLDRNLIGIPSENYGFSRNARGKFGPPDFSDAALDVRDEAMAVTIKLR; this is encoded by the coding sequence ATGCAATCACTGATCAAGCCATCGTTGCTCATCTCTACCATGCTGCTGGCCGCCACGGCATCGGCCGCGACAATCGAGGTGAAGGTATCGTCGGTCGTCGGCGGCAGAGGCAAGGTCAATGTCGCCGTGTGCGACAAGGAACGTTTTTTGAAGGATTGCCTCTACAGCGGCTCGGCGCCGGCGCAGGCCGGCGACACCGTCGTCACCATACAGAACGTGCCGAAGGGCACCTGGGCGGTGCTGGCCTATCAGGACGAGAACCAGAACGACAAACTGGACCGCAACCTGATCGGCATCCCCAGCGAAAACTACGGCTTCAGCCGCAACGCGCGCGGCAAGTTCGGGCCGCCGGACTTCAGCGACGCCGCCCTCGACGTGCGCGACGAGGCGATGGCCGTCACGATCAAGCTGCGCTAG
- a CDS encoding phytoene desaturase, whose protein sequence is MNETKQAVVVGAGFGGLALAIRLQASGIQTTLLEKRDKPGGRAYVYQDQGFTFDAGPTVITDPSAIEELFTVAGKRLSDYVEMLPVAPFYRLCWEDGSHFDYANDQESLDRQIHALNPADVQGYQRFLAYSKAVFDEGYLKLGAVPFLSFRDMIAAGPQLAKLQAWRSVYSIVSKFIQNEHLRQAFSFHSLLVGGNPFATSSIYTLIHALERRWGVWFPRGGTGALVNGMVRLFQDIGGRIELNADVAAIEASGARVNGVRLKDGRHFPAQAVASNADVVHTYADLLSQHPRGPSEAGALRKKRFSNSLFVLYFGLDHHHSQLQHHTVCFGPRYKELITEIFGGKALADDFSLYLHAPCITDPSLAPPGCGSHYVLAPVPHLGKADIDWTVEGPRYRDRIFEYLERRYMPGLRKQLVTSRIFTPLDFRDELNAHVGSAFSLEPILTQSAWFRPHNRDSELANLYLVGAGTHPGAGVPGVIGSAKATAGLMIEEFGR, encoded by the coding sequence ATGAACGAAACAAAACAGGCAGTGGTTGTCGGCGCCGGCTTTGGCGGCCTGGCGCTGGCCATCCGTCTGCAAGCGAGCGGGATTCAAACCACCTTGCTCGAAAAACGCGACAAGCCGGGCGGCCGCGCCTACGTCTACCAGGACCAGGGATTCACCTTCGACGCCGGGCCCACCGTCATCACAGATCCGTCGGCGATCGAGGAGCTGTTCACCGTCGCCGGCAAGCGACTGTCGGACTACGTGGAGATGCTGCCGGTGGCGCCGTTCTACCGCCTGTGCTGGGAGGACGGCAGCCACTTCGATTACGCCAACGACCAGGAGTCGCTGGACCGCCAGATCCACGCGCTCAACCCGGCCGACGTGCAGGGCTACCAGCGATTCCTGGCTTATTCCAAGGCGGTGTTCGACGAGGGCTACCTGAAGCTCGGAGCCGTGCCCTTCCTGTCGTTCCGCGACATGATCGCGGCCGGCCCGCAACTGGCGAAGCTGCAGGCATGGCGCAGCGTCTACAGCATCGTCTCGAAGTTCATTCAGAACGAACATCTGCGGCAGGCGTTTTCCTTCCACTCGCTGCTGGTCGGCGGCAATCCGTTCGCCACCTCGTCGATCTACACCCTGATCCACGCGCTGGAACGGCGCTGGGGCGTGTGGTTCCCGCGCGGCGGCACCGGCGCGCTGGTGAACGGCATGGTGCGCCTGTTCCAGGATATCGGCGGCCGCATCGAACTGAATGCGGACGTGGCGGCGATCGAAGCGAGCGGTGCGCGCGTCAACGGCGTGCGTCTGAAGGATGGCCGCCACTTCCCCGCGCAAGCGGTGGCGTCCAACGCGGACGTCGTCCATACCTACGCGGATTTGCTGTCGCAGCATCCGCGCGGCCCGTCGGAGGCCGGCGCGCTGCGCAAAAAACGCTTCAGCAACTCGCTGTTCGTGCTGTACTTCGGGCTCGATCACCATCACAGCCAGCTGCAGCACCACACGGTCTGTTTCGGGCCGCGCTACAAGGAACTGATCACCGAGATCTTCGGCGGCAAAGCGTTGGCCGACGACTTCTCGCTCTATTTGCACGCGCCGTGCATCACCGACCCATCGCTGGCGCCGCCCGGCTGCGGCAGCCACTACGTGCTGGCGCCGGTGCCGCACCTGGGCAAGGCGGATATCGACTGGACCGTCGAAGGCCCGCGCTACCGCGACCGCATCTTCGAGTACCTGGAGCGCCGCTACATGCCCGGCCTGCGCAAGCAACTGGTCACCAGCCGCATCTTCACGCCGCTCGACTTCCGCGACGAGCTCAATGCGCACGTCGGCTCGGCGTTTTCGCTTGAACCGATCCTGACGCAGAGCGCCTGGTTCCGCCCCCACAACCGCGATAGCGAGCTGGCGAATCTGTACCTGGTCGGCGCCGGCACCCATCCCGGCGCCGGCGTGCCCGGCGTGATCGGCTCCGCCAAGGCGACGGCCGGTTTGATGATCGAGGAGTTCGGGCGATGA
- a CDS encoding type IV toxin-antitoxin system AbiEi family antitoxin, with protein MNDAAHSSFGHTEAAIIGEALVGLFSSTGITGELIRKDATDDDDVALSVAGTRLRYACEVKRNIDRSAMLDDIKARSPSNRDTLLVCPALTNTMATRCRELDLQFIDTAGNAYLTNREGILINIIGRKPDKALAIDSDMSITPAALRMMFAFLAQPSMLNASYREISSAVQVSTGAIGKALEAMESRGFIGTTPQGTRIVNSAELMLSEWATGYVSRLKPKLKKFRFTAANQTVLIHTWAPELRRSAWSGEVAAEKITNHLNPSTITIYMDIENGGEFQDMVKRLRLRGDPNGPIEVVQAFWNMDFFFENFPTVPLHLIYADLLGTNDSRNLLVAKQIYKQVIEHVHHSGK; from the coding sequence ATGAACGATGCGGCACATTCCAGCTTTGGCCACACTGAGGCGGCAATTATTGGGGAAGCACTAGTCGGCCTATTCTCATCAACCGGCATCACCGGCGAGTTGATCCGCAAGGATGCAACGGACGACGATGACGTTGCGCTAAGCGTGGCCGGCACCCGGTTGCGCTATGCATGCGAAGTAAAACGAAATATCGACCGTTCGGCCATGCTGGACGACATCAAAGCGCGTTCACCTTCCAATCGCGATACGCTGCTTGTCTGCCCGGCACTCACCAACACCATGGCAACGCGCTGCCGCGAACTCGATCTACAATTCATCGATACCGCCGGAAACGCTTATCTCACGAACAGGGAAGGCATCCTGATCAACATCATCGGGCGAAAGCCGGACAAAGCCTTGGCAATTGATTCGGACATGAGCATCACCCCTGCCGCGCTACGCATGATGTTCGCTTTTCTGGCTCAACCGTCGATGCTCAACGCGTCGTATCGGGAGATATCATCTGCCGTTCAAGTGTCCACCGGAGCCATCGGCAAGGCGTTGGAGGCAATGGAAAGCCGTGGCTTCATCGGCACGACACCGCAGGGCACACGTATCGTCAATTCGGCCGAACTCATGTTGAGTGAGTGGGCCACCGGCTACGTCAGCCGACTCAAGCCGAAACTTAAAAAGTTCCGTTTCACGGCGGCCAACCAGACCGTCCTTATCCACACATGGGCGCCGGAACTTCGCCGCTCGGCGTGGAGCGGCGAAGTGGCTGCGGAAAAAATTACCAATCATTTGAATCCGTCCACCATCACCATCTACATGGACATCGAGAATGGCGGGGAGTTTCAGGACATGGTAAAGCGCCTCAGACTACGCGGCGACCCGAACGGACCGATCGAAGTCGTGCAAGCATTCTGGAACATGGACTTCTTCTTTGAGAACTTTCCAACTGTCCCACTGCATCTGATCTATGCCGACCTGCTGGGGACCAACGACTCCCGAAATCTGCTGGTTGCCAAGCAGATCTACAAACAGGTGATCGAACATGTACACCATTCAGGGAAATAG
- a CDS encoding nucleotidyl transferase AbiEii/AbiGii toxin family protein: MYTIQGNRPLNPVTFIVLKTLHEIAAREAIGTAYPLDLIPFGKIASSKNTIAWPPDMATVMNVAGYTEALEHAIQVDVGGRLVVNVVSIPALAALKILAWNDRGLEDNKDAQDFLFLLRHYHDAGNIDRVYDDALSVMESCGYQIELAGAALLGYDTGLILEQDARQAVLAVLESAAKRDRLVVHMGRALNIDSSVPAGFVDQFERGLRLVVK, translated from the coding sequence ATGTACACCATTCAGGGAAATAGGCCTCTCAATCCGGTCACCTTTATCGTCCTCAAAACGTTGCACGAGATCGCGGCAAGAGAGGCGATCGGGACGGCATACCCGCTCGACCTTATTCCCTTCGGAAAAATCGCCAGCTCAAAAAACACAATTGCCTGGCCGCCCGATATGGCGACGGTCATGAACGTGGCCGGTTACACGGAGGCGCTGGAGCACGCGATACAAGTCGATGTTGGAGGCCGCTTGGTCGTGAACGTGGTGTCGATACCGGCGTTGGCCGCGCTGAAGATCCTGGCGTGGAACGACAGAGGCTTGGAAGACAACAAGGATGCGCAGGACTTCCTCTTCCTGCTCCGACACTACCATGACGCCGGGAACATTGATCGCGTCTACGATGACGCGTTGTCAGTGATGGAAAGCTGCGGCTACCAGATAGAGCTGGCGGGCGCGGCATTGCTCGGCTACGACACAGGGTTAATTCTGGAGCAGGATGCGCGGCAGGCTGTCCTGGCGGTGCTGGAATCCGCCGCCAAACGGGATCGTTTGGTGGTCCATATGGGCAGGGCGTTGAATATTGATTCGAGCGTTCCTGCTGGATTCGTCGATCAGTTTGAACGCGGACTGCGACTCGTCGTAAAGTAA
- a CDS encoding MFS transporter, which produces MNSVGPKQRLSTRLAFLAAGLAMSAWAPLVPFAKARLALGEADLGLLLLCLGAGSLMAMPVTGLLASRFGCRVVVLVSGAFVCLVLPGLAMAPTPMLLGATLFAFGAALGTLDVAMNVQAVIVERESGGALMSGFHGLFSVGGFIGAGLMALMLWAGMTPVGASVAVSLLVALSLLAGAPHLLREPDAGEGHGSMFVVPHGAVIFIGVLCFLCFLAEGAILDWSALLLTSEQGMDATRAGLGYAAFAAAMTVGRLTGDRVVSRLGGKRVLLLGGLCSAAGFFVAVLAPSAPLALVGFLLVGLGASNVVPILFTAAGNQSAMPAGLAIGAITTLGYAGILAGPAVIGFVAHAVSLNLAFAGLGGAMLVIAASARLGAARA; this is translated from the coding sequence ATGAATTCAGTCGGCCCCAAACAGCGCCTGTCCACTCGTCTTGCCTTTCTTGCCGCCGGCCTGGCCATGTCGGCCTGGGCGCCGTTGGTGCCGTTCGCCAAGGCGCGTTTGGCGCTGGGCGAGGCGGACCTGGGCCTGCTGCTGTTGTGCCTGGGCGCCGGCTCGCTGATGGCGATGCCCGTCACCGGCTTGCTGGCGTCACGCTTCGGCTGCCGGGTCGTGGTGCTGGTGTCGGGCGCCTTTGTGTGCCTGGTGCTGCCAGGATTGGCGATGGCGCCCACGCCGATGCTGCTGGGGGCCACGCTGTTCGCGTTCGGCGCGGCGCTCGGCACGCTCGATGTGGCGATGAATGTGCAGGCGGTGATCGTCGAACGCGAAAGCGGCGGCGCGCTGATGTCCGGCTTCCATGGGCTGTTCAGTGTCGGCGGCTTTATCGGCGCCGGCTTGATGGCGCTGATGCTGTGGGCGGGCATGACCCCGGTCGGCGCCAGCGTCGCGGTGTCGTTGCTGGTGGCGCTGTCGCTGCTGGCCGGCGCGCCGCATCTGCTGCGCGAGCCGGATGCGGGTGAGGGTCATGGGTCGATGTTCGTCGTGCCGCACGGCGCGGTGATCTTCATCGGCGTGTTGTGCTTCCTGTGCTTCCTGGCCGAGGGGGCGATCCTCGACTGGAGCGCCTTGTTGCTGACGTCGGAGCAGGGCATGGACGCCACCCGCGCTGGCTTGGGCTACGCCGCGTTCGCTGCGGCGATGACGGTGGGACGACTGACCGGCGACCGTGTGGTGAGCCGGCTCGGTGGCAAGCGCGTGCTGCTGCTCGGCGGCTTGTGCAGCGCGGCGGGCTTTTTCGTCGCCGTGCTGGCGCCGTCCGCGCCGCTGGCGCTGGTGGGCTTTTTGCTGGTGGGGCTGGGCGCGTCGAACGTGGTGCCTATCCTGTTCACCGCCGCCGGCAACCAGAGCGCGATGCCGGCCGGGCTGGCGATTGGCGCCATCACCACGCTCGGGTATGCGGGCATTCTGGCCGGACCGGCGGTGATCGGCTTTGTCGCGCACGCGGTCAGTCTGAATCTGGCGTTCGCCGGCTTGGGCGGTGCGATGCTGGTGATCGCGGCCAGCGCCAGACTGGGCGCCGCGCGCGCCTGA